One part of the Arabidopsis thaliana chromosome 1 sequence genome encodes these proteins:
- a CDS encoding ATPase E1-E2 type family protein / haloacid dehalogenase-like hydrolase family protein: MARGRIRSKLRLSLLYTFGCLRPATLEGQDSQPIQGPGFSRTVFCNQPHMHKKKPLRYRSNYVSTTRYNLITFFPKSLYEQFHRAANLYFLVAAILSVFPLSPFNKWSMIAPLVFVVGLSMLKEALEDWRRFMQDVKINARKTCVHKSDGVFRQRKWKKVSVGDIVKVEKDEFFPADLLLLSSSYEDGICYVETMNLDGETNLKVKRSLEVSLPLDDDESFKNFMATIRCEDPNPNLYTFVGNLEFERQTFPLDPSQILLRDSKLRNTTYVYGVVVFTGFDTKVMQNSTKSPSKRSRIERTMDYIIYTLLVLLILISCISSSGFAWETEFHMPKMWYLRPGEPIDFTNPINPIYAGVVHLITALLLYGYLIPISLYVSIEVVKVWQASFINQDLHMYDDESGVPANARTSNLNEELGQVHTILSDKTGTLTCNQMDFLKCSIAGTSYGVRSSEVEVAAAKQMAVDLEEHGEISSTPQSQTKVYGTWDSSRTQEIEVEGDNNYNTPRAPIKGFGFEDNRLMNGNWLRESQPNDILQFFRILAICHTAIPELNEETGKYTYEAESPDEASFLAAAREFGFEFFKRTQSSVFIRERFSGSGQIIEREYKVLNLLEFTSKRKRMTVIVRDEEGQILLLCKGADSIIFERLAKNGKTYLGPTTRHLTEYGEAGLRTLALAYRKLDEDEYAAWNSEFLKAKTSIGSDRDELLETGADMIEKELILIGATAVEDKLQKGVPQCIDKLAQAGLKLWVLTGDKMETAINIGFACSLLRQGMRQICITSMNSEGGSQDSKRVVKENILNQLTKAVQMVKLEKDPHAAFALIIDGKTLTYALEDDMKYQFLALAVDCASVICCRVSPKQKALVVRLVKEGTGKTTLAIGDGANDVGMIQEADIGVGISGVEGMQAVMASDFSIAQFRFLERLLVVHGHWCYKRIAQMICYFFYKNIAFGLTLFYFEAFTGFSGQSVYNDYYLLLFNVVLTSLPVIALGVFEQDVSSEICLQFPALYQQGTKNLFFDWSRILGWMCNGVYASLVIFFLNIGIIYSQAFRDNGQTADMDAVGTTMFTCIIWAANVQIALTMSHFTWIQHVLIWGSIGMWYLFVAIYSMMPPSYSGNIYRILDEILAPAPIYWMATLLVTVAAVLPYVAHIAFQRFLNPLDHHIIQEIKYYGRDIEDARLWTRERTKAREKTKIGFTARVDAKIRHLRSKLNKKQSNLSHFSAQDAMSPRSL, translated from the exons ATGGCTCGAGGTAGAATAAGATCGAAGCTGCGACTAAGCCTTCTTTATACATTTGGATGTCTTAGGCCAGCTACGCTTGAAGGTCAAGATTCTCAACCAATCCAAGGTCCGGGTTTCAGCCGGACTGTGTTCTGTAATCAGCCTCATATGcacaagaagaaacctttGAGATATCGTTCTAATTATGTCTCTACGACGAGGTACAATTTGATCACTTTCTTTCCTAAGTCGTTGTACGAGCAGTTCCACCGTGCTGCGAATCTCTACTTCTTGGTAGCTGCGATTCTCTCGGTGTTTCCTCTATCACCATTCAACAAGTGGAGCATGATTGCTCCTTTGGTCTTTGTTGTTGGGCTTAGTATGTTAAAAGAGGCTCTAGAAGATTGGCGTAGGTTTATGCAAGACGTGAAGATTAATGCGCGGAAAACTTGTGTTCATAAAAGTGACGGTGTGTTTCGTCAGAGAAAGTGGAAGAAGGTTAGCGTTGGGGATATTGTGAAAGTGGAGAAGGATGAGTTTTTCCCTGctgatttgcttcttttgtcATCGAGTTACGAGGATGGGATTTGCTACGTTGAGACTATGAACTTAGATGGTGAAACaaacttgaaagtgaaaagaTCTTTGGAAGTGTCACTGCCactagatgatgatgaatctttcaagaatttcatGGCGACGATAAGATGTGAAGATCCAAACCCGAATCTCTATACCTTTGTTGGCAATCTTGAGTTTGAGAGGCAAACATTTCCTCTGGATCCAAGTCAGATTCTCTTAAGAGACTCAAAGCTTAGGAATACAACCTATGTTTATGGAGTTGTGGTATTTACTGGTTTTGATACCAAAGTTATGCAGAATTCAACAAAGTCGCCTTCCAAGAGAAGCAGAATAGAAAGGACAATGGACTACATCATCTACACTCTTCTTGTCCTACTTATTTTAATCTCTTGCATCAGCTCATCAGGATTTGCTTGGGAGACAGAGTTTCACATGCCAAAAATGTGGTACTTACGACCTGGCGAGCCTATAGACTTCACAAATCCGATCAATCCAATCTATGCTGGGGTTGTTCATCTGATCACTGCTCTATTGCTTTAtggatatttgattccaatcTCTCTTTATGTTTCGATCGAGGTTGTCAAAGTCTGGCAAGCAAGTTTCATCAATCAAGACTTACACATGTATGATGATGAGAGTGGAGTCCCTGCAAATGCGCGCACATCGAATCTAAACGAAGAGCTTGGTCAGGTTCATACTATCCTCTCTGACAAAACAGGAACTTTGACATGTAATCAGATGGATTTCTTGAAATGCTCCATTGCTGGTACTTCTTATGGTGTGCGTTCCAGCGAAGTAGAAGTTGCTGCTGCAAAGCAGATGGCTGTGGATCTTGAAGAGCACGGTGAGATATCGAGTACTCCTCAGTCTCAGACTAAAGTGTATGGTACATGGGACAGTAGCCGTACGCAAGAAATCGAGGTGGAAGGGGATAATAACTATAATACTCCTAGAGCTCCTATAAAGGGATTTGGTTTTGAGGATAACAGACTTATGAATGGTAATTGGTTGAGGGAATCACAACCAAATGACATTTTGCAGTTCTTCCGCATATTAGCTATTTGTCACACAGCTATTCCCGAGCTGAACGAGGAGACTGGCAAGTACACTTATGAAGCAGAGTCACCTGATGAGGCTTCTTTTCTTGCTGCTGCTAGagagtttggttttgagttcTTCAAGAGAACCCAGTCAAGTGTTTTTATCCGCGAGAGGTTCTCTGGTTCAGGGCAAATAATCGAAAG GGAGTACAAAGTTCTGAATTTGTTGGAATTTACGAGCAAAAGAAAGCGAATGACAGTAATTGTACGCGATGAGGAAGGGCAGATTCTTCTACTATGCAAAGGAGCTGACAG CATCATCTTTGAGCGGTTGGCGAAGAATGGAAAGACATACTTGGGACCTACCACTAGGCATTTAACTGAATATGGAGAAGCCGGACTCCGTACACTCGCACTTGCTTACAGAAAGCTTGATGAGGATGAATATGCAGCTTGGAACTCTGAGTTTCTTAAGGCCAAAACTTCAATAGGATCTGATAGAGAtgagctgcttgagacgggAGCAGATATGATTGAGAAAGAACTTATCCTTATAGGAGCTACTGCTGTGGAGGACAAACTCCAGAAAGGG GTGCCCCAATGCATAGATAAACTTGCTCAAGCTGGGCTCAAGTTATGGGTTTTAACTGGGGACAAAATGGAAACTGCAATCAACATTGG ATTCGCGTGTAGTTTACTACGACAAGGCATGAGACAGATCTGCATAACATCAATGAATTCAGAAGGAGGATCCCAAGATTCAAAAAGG GTTGTGAAAGAGAACATTTTGAATCAACTCACAAAAGCTGTACAAATGGTGAAGCTTGAGAAGGATCCGCATGCTGCATTTGCTTTGATTATTGACGGGAAAACTCTAACTTATGCCTTGGAGGATGATATGAAGTATCAATTCTTGGCTTTGGCAGTGGATTGTGCATCAGTCATTTGCTGTCGAGTGTCTCCCAAGCAGAAGGCTttg GTTGTTAGGTTGGTTAAAGAGGGAACTGGAAAAACCACATTGGCAATAGGTGATGGTGCAAATGATGTTGGGATGATTCAAGAAGCTGACATTGGTGTAGGAATTAGTGGGGTTGAAGGAATGCAG GCTGTTATGGCTAGTGACTTTTCGATTGCCCAGTTCCGGTTTCTGGAACGATTACTCGTCGTCCACGGACACTGGTGCTACAAAAGGATAGCTCAGATG ATTTGCTATTTCTTCTACAAAAACATAGCATTTGGTCTCACTCTCTTCTACTTTGAGGCTTTCACCGGGTTTTCCGGGCAATCAGTATACAATGACTACTACTTGTTGCTCTTCAATGTTGTCCTTACCTCATTGCCAGTAATCGCCCTTGGTGTCTTTGAACAGGATGTTTCTTCCGAGATCTGCTTACAG TTCCCAGCTTTATACCAACAAGGCACAAAGAACCTCTTCTTTGATTGGTCAAGAATACTTGGATGGATGTGCAATGGCGTCTATGCATCTCTTGTCATATTCTTCCTCAACATCGGAATCATTTACTCTCAAGCTTTCAGAGACAATGGCCAAACAGCTGACATGGATGCTGTTGGCACAACCATGTTCACTTGCATAATCTGGGCAGCTAATGTTCAAATCGCGTTAACCATGTCCCATTTCACTTGGATCCAACACGTTTTGATATGGGGAAGCATCGGTATGTGGTATCTCTTTGTGGCTATCTACAGTATGATGCCTCCGAGTTATTCTGGAAACATTTACAGGATTCTTGATGAGATTCTTGCTCCTGCACCTATCTACTGGATGGCTACATTGTTGGTCACAGTGGCTGCAGTTCTTCCTTACGTTGCTCACATTGCATTCCAGAGATTCTTGAATCCATTGGATCATCATATCATCCAAGAGATCAAATACTACGGAAGAGATATTGAAGATGCGAGATTGTGGACCCGAGAGCGTACAAAAGCCCGAGAAAAGACAAAGATCGGATTCACAGCTAGAGTCGATGCGAAAATCAGGCATCTAAGGTCGAAACTGAACAAGAAACAGTCAAATCTCTCACATTTTTCAGCTCAAGACGCAATGTCACCTAGATCATTGTAG